In Pleurocapsa sp. PCC 7319, the following are encoded in one genomic region:
- a CDS encoding 3-hydroxyacyl-CoA dehydrogenase — translation MEIKNVVVAGGGVMGSQVAWQTAWHDFNVTVYDAFDKGIERCKKFHETYSKEFIDKRGASEGRVNQAKQHLSYTTNLEEAAKDADLIIEQVPEDLEIKQKFWEDASKYSPEKTIFTTNTSSLLPSDMVQFVDRPEKFLTLHFCVPVWDANIGEVMAQSKTEDKYYDIMLEYAEKMGLVPIAVKKEQPGYILNSLLIPFGLATVDLVRRGVADHESIDKVWRICNKSDIGPCQMIDMTGMNVNYHVLKSWGETKNDQKALDAAEYIQSEFIDKGHLGVESGQGFYSYPNPSFEDEDFLKTT, via the coding sequence ATGGAAATCAAAAATGTAGTAGTCGCAGGTGGCGGTGTTATGGGATCGCAGGTAGCGTGGCAAACCGCATGGCACGACTTTAATGTCACCGTTTATGATGCATTTGACAAAGGCATTGAGCGATGCAAAAAATTTCACGAGACATACAGCAAAGAATTTATCGATAAACGCGGTGCATCTGAAGGAAGAGTAAATCAAGCAAAACAGCATTTGAGTTATACAACTAATCTGGAAGAAGCAGCAAAAGATGCCGACCTGATTATTGAACAAGTGCCAGAAGATTTAGAGATCAAACAAAAATTTTGGGAAGATGCTTCCAAATACTCGCCAGAGAAAACAATTTTTACGACCAATACGTCTTCGCTTCTTCCTAGCGATATGGTTCAATTTGTAGACAGACCAGAGAAATTTCTTACCTTGCATTTCTGTGTTCCTGTCTGGGATGCAAATATTGGTGAGGTGATGGCCCAATCGAAAACGGAAGATAAATATTACGATATTATGCTTGAATACGCAGAGAAGATGGGGCTTGTTCCTATTGCAGTCAAAAAAGAACAGCCTGGCTACATATTAAATTCTTTGCTGATTCCATTTGGTTTGGCAACCGTAGATTTGGTGCGCAGAGGCGTGGCAGATCACGAAAGTATCGACAAAGTATGGCGCATTTGTAATAAATCTGACATTGGTCCATGTCAGATGATAGATATGACGGGTATGAATGTTAACTATCACGTACTGAAGTCATGGGGAGAAACTAAGAATGACCAAAAAGCTCTTGATGCAGCAGAGTACATTCAATCTGAATTTATTGATAAAGGGCATCTTGGCGTAGAATCAGGACAAGGTTTTTACAGCTACCCCAACCCTAGCTTTGAAGATGAAGATTTTCTCAAGACTACTTAG
- a CDS encoding lipoxygenase family protein — translation MKNKSKTNVGEKMAIFSPALSEDELAQRTQYLKFQQQEYEFTHEYVEGLSLFKEVPVQEGFSTAYLADREFQLSAISINMLAVEPRPFLDPLETLGDYENFYKIIRKPGVANIYQTDRAFAEQRLSGVNPLVIKKFTEMPAGVDISLQDLGQETQVLFSSSATNLQAEIQRGHIFVADYTESLSFVEGGTYEKGRKYLPKPIAFFWWRKDGIKDRGELVPIAIAIELNTADKKWKILIPRDKDLHWTAAKLCVQIADANHHEMSTHLGRTHLVMEPFAVSTARQLAKNHPLGLLLRQHFRFMIAINDMARRELINPGGFVEAALAGTLPESLRIVKNACVSWNIKDFAFPTELKNRGMDEKDDRDNYKLPHYPYRDDGLMLWNAIEDFVTGYLKIFYPKPEDIQSDRELQQWAAELASADGGKVAKMPEKISDIEELIEIITTIIFICGPQHSAVNFPQYEYIGFIPNMPLAAYQEITGAEDQFKEERDLLQLLPPLKQTATQLLTMYNLSTYHYDRLGYYDEEFENTVKGTDIEPIVAKFKQDLNQIEVEIDNKNKDRTIPYPFLKPSLVLNSICI, via the coding sequence ATGAAGAATAAGTCAAAAACAAATGTCGGAGAAAAAATGGCTATTTTTTCTCCCGCATTAAGCGAAGACGAATTAGCACAACGCACTCAATACTTAAAATTTCAACAACAGGAATATGAGTTTACTCATGAATACGTAGAAGGTCTAAGTTTATTTAAAGAAGTTCCTGTTCAAGAAGGCTTTTCAACTGCTTATCTTGCCGATAGAGAATTCCAGCTATCAGCGATATCAATCAATATGTTAGCAGTCGAACCACGTCCTTTTCTTGACCCTTTGGAAACATTAGGAGATTACGAAAATTTTTATAAGATTATCCGAAAACCTGGTGTTGCCAACATTTATCAAACAGATCGTGCTTTTGCCGAACAAAGATTGTCTGGGGTTAATCCCTTGGTCATTAAAAAATTTACCGAAATGCCTGCTGGTGTTGATATTTCTTTACAAGATTTAGGTCAAGAAACTCAAGTTTTATTCAGCTCCAGCGCAACTAATTTGCAAGCAGAAATTCAACGAGGACATATCTTCGTTGCCGACTATACAGAAAGTTTGTCTTTTGTTGAAGGTGGAACTTACGAAAAAGGACGTAAGTATTTACCAAAACCAATCGCTTTTTTCTGGTGGCGTAAAGATGGCATTAAAGATCGCGGTGAATTAGTCCCCATTGCTATTGCGATCGAGTTAAATACTGCGGATAAAAAATGGAAAATCTTGATACCCAGGGACAAAGATTTGCACTGGACAGCTGCCAAACTTTGCGTGCAAATTGCTGATGCCAATCATCATGAAATGAGTACTCATTTAGGGCGTACGCATCTTGTAATGGAACCTTTTGCGGTCAGTACTGCCAGACAATTAGCTAAAAATCATCCTTTAGGATTGCTTTTGCGCCAACACTTTCGCTTTATGATAGCGATTAATGATATGGCTCGCAGAGAGTTGATTAATCCAGGTGGTTTTGTAGAAGCAGCACTTGCAGGAACATTGCCAGAATCTCTACGAATTGTTAAAAATGCTTGTGTTAGTTGGAATATTAAAGATTTTGCCTTTCCCACGGAGCTCAAAAATCGTGGTATGGATGAAAAAGACGATCGAGATAATTACAAATTACCCCACTATCCCTACCGCGATGATGGTTTAATGCTTTGGAATGCGATCGAGGATTTTGTAACTGGTTATCTTAAGATCTTTTATCCCAAACCTGAGGATATTCAAAGCGATCGAGAATTACAACAATGGGCAGCAGAATTAGCATCTGCCGATGGTGGAAAAGTTGCCAAAATGCCCGAAAAAATTAGTGATATTGAGGAACTAATCGAAATTATTACCACTATTATTTTTATTTGTGGTCCTCAACATTCGGCGGTGAATTTTCCCCAATATGAATATATTGGTTTTATACCTAATATGCCTCTAGCTGCTTATCAAGAAATTACTGGAGCAGAAGATCAATTTAAAGAGGAACGAGATCTGCTACAACTTTTACCTCCTCTAAAACAAACAGCGACTCAATTACTGACGATGTATAACCTTTCAACTTATCATTACGATCGCCTGGGTTATTATGACGAAGAGTTTGAAAATACGGTTAAAGGTACAGACATTGAACCGATAGTTGCCAAATTCAAACAAGATTTGAATCAAATAGAAGTAGAGATTGATAATAAGAATAAAGATCGTACTATTCCCTATCCGTTTCTAAAGCCTTCCTTAGTTTTAAACAGTATTTGTATCTAA
- a CDS encoding Arm DNA-binding domain-containing protein has protein sequence MQSKTYPHKSAKGSVVVFISHNRLQLRFRFGGKRRYISLGLSDTRN, from the coding sequence ATGCAATCGAAGACTTATCCCCACAAATCAGCGAAAGGATCGGTAGTCGTTTTTATTTCCCATAATCGACTTCAATTACGCTTTCGCTTTGGTGGTAAGCGTCGCTATATTTCTTTGGGACTATCCGATACAAGGAACTAA